GGATACCTCACGAAGGAGGACCTGATGCTGTGAGGAAAGGTTAAATTCAGGTTTGCTGCACGGTTATCCGGAGGGAGAAACATGAAGATAAAGCTCGAACACGGGGCAGGCGGAGAGATAATGGAGGAGCTCCTAAGGGACGTCGTACTGAAGAGCCTGAGCCTGAAATCTGCCGGTGGAATCGGATTGGATGCCCTCGACGATGGGGCGGCGATACCCCTCGGCGATAAGCACCTTGTGTTCACGATAGACGGCCACACGGTCAAGCCGCTCTTCTTCCCGGGTGGAGACATAGGGCGCCTGGCCGTCAGCGGGACGGTGAACGACCTGGCCGTCATGGGGGCCAAGCCCTTAGCATTAGCCAACTCCATGATAATCGGAGAGGGCTTCGACGGTGAGGATCTGAAGAGAATACTCCGCTCGATGGACGAGACTGCCAAAGAGGTGCCGGTTCCCATCGTCACCGGCGATACCAAGGTTGTTGAGGACGGTATAGGCATCTTCGTCATAACGGCAGGAATAGGAATCGCGGAGAGGCCTGTAAGCGACGCCGGAGCGGAAGTTGGCGACGTTGTTCTCGTCAGCGGGACCCTCGGAGACCACGGGATAGCGCTGATGAGCCACAGGGAGGGCATAGCCTTCGAGACTGAGCTCGAGAGCGACGTTGCCCCGATATGGGAGGTTGTGGAGGCGGTAGCTAAAGCGATAGGCTGGGAGAACATACACGCCATGAAGGACCCCACGAGGGGTGGACTAAGCAACGCCCTCAACGAGATGGCGAGGAAGGCCGACGTCGGGATACTCGTAAGGGAGGCCGACGTACCAGTGAGGCCGGAGGTCAGGGCGGCGAGCGATATGCTGGGCATAAACCCCTTCGATGTCGCCAACGAGGGCAAAGTGGTCATGATCGTTCCACGAGAGCACGCGGAGGAGGCGCTGGAAGCTATGAGGAGCACCGAAAAGGGGAAGAACGCGGCGATAATCGGCGACGTCATAGAGGACTACAGGGGCAAGGTTCTCGTGGAGACGGGCATAGGCGGAAAGCGCTTCCTTGAGCCGCCGGCCGGAGACCCGGTTCCGAGGGTCTGCTGAGCCCCTTTTCACAATTCCCACTTTTGTCCTTAACCTTCGGTTTGGGAAAGCCGTATAAGGCTCTTTTTCCAATTTCGACCGGTGAGGGAGATGATAATCGCAAAGCCCTGCGTAACGATGAAGGGAGTCGTCATAAGCGGCTACTCGTGGGACAGGAAGGTGAAGGTTGACCTCACGAGAACCGCCCAGTGCCTGAAGGAGAAGGGCTACACCGTGAAGAAGCTCCTGCCGGGGATGATGCTCATTCTCGAAATGGAGGGCTATGAAACGAGCGTCTATCCGAGCGGCAAGATAATAATCAAGCTCCTCGAGGATGCAAAAAAAGGTGAGGAGCTCGCTCGAATCATCTACGACTGCGCTGGAGTTCTGGAGGTGGTTTCATGAGGATTCCGGAGGACGTTAGGAAGGACATTCCACTGACCGAGGAGGTCATATACTTCGACAACACGGCTACTTCGCTCACGCCGAGGCCGGTTATAGAGGCGATGGACGGGTACTACCTCAAGTACCGCGCCAACGTCCACAGGGGAATACACAGGCTCTCTCAAATGGCGACCCACAAGTACGAGGAGAGCAGGAAGGTCGTTGCCGATTTCCTCAACGCGGAGTTCGAGGAGATAGTCTTCACCAAAAACACGAGCGAGAGCCTCAATTTAGTTGCTCTCGGTCTTGAGCATCTCTTCAAGCCCGGCGACAAGATAGTGACGACGCCCTACGAGCACCACTCGGATCTGCTCCCATGGCAGAGGCTGGCCAAAAAGCTCGGGCTGAGGCTCGAGTTCATAGAGGGCGACGACGAGGGCAACCTCGACCTGAACGACGCTGAGAAGAAGATTAGAGACGCGAAGCTGGTGGCAGTTCAGCACGTCTCCAACGCCCTCGGTGTTATCCACGAGGTCGAGGAACTCGGAAAGATGGCGAAGGAAGCGGGGGCGATATTCGTCGTTGATGCCGCCCAGAGCGCCGGCCACATGGAGGTGGACGTGAAGAGGCTCCACGCGGACTTCTTGGGGTTCTCGGGCCACAAGGGGCCGATGGGGCCGACTGGAATAGGCGTTCTCTACATCAACGAGGAGTTCTTTGAGACCTTCGAGCCGCCGCTGATAGGAGGTGGAACGATAGAGGACGTCGGGCTGGAGGACTACAAGCTGACCGAGCCACCCGAACGCTTTGAGGCTGGAACGCCCAACATAGGCGGCGCGATAGGCCTCGCCGCTGGAATAAGGTACATCGAGAAAATCGGGATAGACAGAATCGAGAGACAGGAGCACAAGCTCGTCAAGCGCATAACCGAGGGCCTCGATGAGCTCGAAGTGCCCTGGTACGGGCCGAGGAACCTGAAGAAGCACGCCGGTGTCGTCAGCTTCAACGTTCCACCGCTCCATCCCCACGACGTCGCGGCGATACTTGACGAGCACGGCATCATGGTGAGGAGCGGTCACCACTGCGCATTACCTGTGATGAAGAAGCTCGGGATAAACGGCACGGCTAGGGCCTCGTTCCATGTCTACAACAGCGTGGAAGAGGTCGAGACTTTCCTCGGCGTCATGGAAGAGCTGGTGAGGAGCCTGAGGTGATTTTCCCATTTCCCTTTTGAACGGCTGTCGTTCGGGAAAATGTAAATCAGAGGGGCAGCTCACCCCATTCGACGTTTATCGTCTCCGGGGTGCGGTAGATAAAGGCCCCCTCCCCCTTGTGGACGTGCTTCCTCATCGGGCCCGGGGGAACACCGTTCGTCTCGTAGATAACGCTCTGGATGTCCGGGTCGTGGTAAAGGACCAGGCTCGGACCGGCCAGGTTCATTATTGAATCTATCGCGTACTGCGTCGCGAGAACCGTCACCCTGGCCCGAATGGGCCTCGTTATCAGGGGTATGGCGGCACCGCCGGCCGTGGTGTAGGCTAAGACCGCGGCGTCGTTGACGCCTATCATGGTGTTCCTCCTGTGTCTGATTACCGCACTCACAACCAGAAAAGCTATGCCTGCAATGGTTATGCTGTATGTCTCACCCAGCTCCACCAGGATGTTCTTCCCGAACTTCGGCGGTTTCCCTGAGTAGAAGGCCTCGTCCAGAGGCGTGTAGCTCTCCTGGATAACCTCGGCGTATTTTCCCTCAGATTTCATGGCCTCGGGAACGCTCTTCACCTTTCCGGCAAGGAAGTCGGCGTAGAGCCTGTCCGTCAGGGTTCTGTCCAACCCATAGACGGTCTGCACTATCGTTGCCGCGGTGTAGCCGTCGAGAAGGTCCTCCCTCGCGAGGGCTATTGGGTCGAGGCCCGTTCCCTGGCCGTCCTTCACCCTGATGATGGTGTCAAACCCCTCCTCCGGAAAGTCTCCCTCCGTGTCGAAGATGACGACTCCATAGTCAATCTCCCTGTACCTGCCCGCCAAGTACTTCAGGGCCTTCCCAGGCCATTCGTCCATTCCAAAGACCTTGAGAGTCCTACCGTGGTAAACGGGGTCGTAGAAAACGTCCTCCCCTTCCCTTTCAAAAAGCCTAACCGCTATACGACTGTACTTCATACGGTTCACCGATGGAGAATAGGAAAAGGTTCTATAAACGGATTCTGGTTCGGTTTAGAGCACCTTCACCATCCGCTCCATCCATGGGCTGACGCGGACCCGGATGTAGCCGCGCAGCTTGTCATCGACCTCCCTGTCGCCGGTGTAAACCCTAACGAAGCCGTTCCTGAGCTTGGAAGGTGTCGCCACAACGATTATGTTCTCCTTGGGAATCCTTCGCAGAACCTCCGCCGAGAACTGCTGATTTCCCCTGCCGAAGAGGAATCCAAGGCCCCCGATTACGGTTACAACGATTCTGGCGTTCTCCCCCGCGAACCTCAGCAGGTCTTTCTCCGCGGCATCTTTGACGATGAGCCTAGCCTCACCGTTTTTAATCTCAACGATGTCAACGCCCAGGAGCGTTCCGTTTATCCCCAGCAGGTCTTTGAGCTTCTTTACCGTTGAGCCAGCACCGAGGAAATATATCCCATCCTCAAGCTCCTCGGCCAGGGCAGCTATTATGGCATCCACGTCCTCGGCCTCGTCCGTCTTCGTGGGCTCCTTCGCACCCTGAAGGAGGAGCTCGGCATAGGGTGTCAGTGCCTTCCCGTAGTGCTTTGGCCTCACCTCGTCGTGCCTGAAGGCGTTCTCATCCAGGTCCATGACGTCCCGCTCTACAAGCTTGGCATTCCCGTTGAGGAATTCAACTACGAGCCTTGCTGCGTCCTCGGGGGATGCCGCGAAGACCCCGGAGAACATCTTAACGCCCGTCGGAACGCCGAGTATCGGAACCTCCCTCCCGGCGACGCTGAAAACGTCCCTCGCGGTTCCGTCGCCGCCGGCGAAGACTATCAGCTCAACCCGGCCGAGCATCCTCTTCACGAGTTCCTTCGTGTCGTCGCTATCCGTATCCGGAATCCTAACGCCGAGGACCTCGCGGTAGCGTACATCCCTGTGTCTGATGACCTCGTAGGGAAAATCGAACTCCGCCAGAACCTCTTCCCCCAAACCATCGGGTCCGGTTAAGAACTCGACGTCCTTTCCCTCCGCGTAGTTGCTCAGCTCGTGGAGGAAAAGTCTCGCAACGTCGGCCGCGATGGGCCTTGCACCCCTCTTTATGGCCTCCTCAACGACGCCGTCCGTGCCCTTCAGGGCCACCTTACCGCCCATTCCAGCTATGGGGTTGATTATCAGTCCAACGCGCATGCTATCACCTCATGTATTTCCTCGCGAACACCGTCAGGAAGACCGCCCACATGAACATGCCAAACAGGGCCTCGACGGAGGCTATAACCCTCCCAATCCCTATCGGGTGGTAGTCGCCGTAGCCGAGGGTAGTTGCGGTGACGACGCTGAAGTACTCGTAGTCGAGAAAGCCCATAGCTCCGGAGATGCCCTCGACGCTCCGCGTCAGAAAGAACAGGATTGGGAAGAAGACGTTGACCGCGCCGAGCCATATGAGTATGGGCCTCTTCCAGTCGGTGCCGTATTTGCAGGTCAAATCCGCAAAGAGCCACTCGAAAAGTGCTTCCATCCTCATGAAGAGCCTCTTAATCCCCTTCCTCCTGCCGCTCAGCCGGGAGTTCCTCTTGGCCACCATCTCCAGATAGTAGTAGCGGTCGGCCCTCTCGAAGTCCCCGTTCCGCTCCCAGCTTATCCTGGCGAGGCGGTAGAAAACTTCCGCAGCGCGGTGGCTGTTGAACTTACAGTCCTCGACCTCAACGAAGCCCTCGACGTTGAGTTCCACCGGGATGTTGGGCAGAACCGTGGAGTTCCAGGCAAAGTCGCCGTGGAAAGATACCTTCCGGAATATCAGGTTGCCCATGACCCTAGTGTGCACGAACTCGGGATTCCTGAGCCAGCTTCCCAGAATTTCGGCGTGGCCAAAAATGTTTAAGTTCTCGAGCACGAGGTTGCCGTGGAACCGCCTTATGCTGAGCCTGACCTGCCTCTTGAAGCGCGCCGACTGGTCGAAGCCTATGTCCCGGAGAACAAGGGCGGTGGCCTTAACAGCCCTCTCGCGCGATTCGGATGGCTTTACCCCATGTTCCTCAAGGATTTTCCGCAGGAGGGGATAGCGGACGTTTATTCCAATCCTGCGGACTTCACTCAGGTCGCTCAGCTCTATCCTCCCGGTCGCGGTTCTGCGCTCCCCGTACTCCTTTTCGCCCTCCTCCCCCTTGCCGGTGTACTCGGTTGAGTTTATCATGACGTAGCGAACGCTCGAATTTCTGATGTAGACCGAGTTGGAGAACCCAACGCGGAGCAGGTTCAGGCCGAAAATGTGAGAGCCGTGAACGGTGAACGTTCCCAGCTCGCTCTCAAAGACGACCAGCCTGCCCACCGTGGAGTTGTAGAAGATTACACCCGACACGTTAACGCCCTCGAAGAGTATCGTCCTGACCTGGGAGTTTTTAAAGACTATCGGCTTCTCAGCGTTGAAATCGCTTATTTTGACGTCGTAGAGGTAAACACCCTCAAAATAGGTCTGGCCCGCCCTGAGCCTCTTGAGAAAAGCCTCCTCCTTCACCCTCTTTATTTCATCCCCCAAAAGCCTCTCGCCCTCGTCGTAGGGGATATGGAGGGGGCAGTAGGCGGAGCCCTCTATGGGCTTCAACCTGCACCTCTGCCCGTTCTCGTAGGTGTACTCGCACATGGCCCTCCCCGGTAAACTAGCTTCCCGAATAATTAAGGTTTTCTCCTGCTCGGGAGGGCGCGCATGTAGAAACGCCTTCCCCCGTACTCGAGTTCGATTAGCTTTCCGTCCCGGATAAGCCCTTCCACCACGTCCCAGTCGGCCCCTGCTTTTCTCAGGAGCTCCCTCACAGCCTCTTCCCTCATCGGGTGCACTGCGGTTATGCTCAGCAGGTCTTCCTCGACGTCCCCGGTTGAGGCGAAGGCGTTCCCCTCATAGCCTATGAGGTATTCGACCCGGTCCCCGCCGAGTCTCTCCGAGAACAGCTGGTAGGCGAGGTGTATCGTCTCCTCGCTCGCAGGTTCGACCCACGGTTCGGCGGGAGGCCTCGTGGGGATTCCTATGTACGCCTTGTCCGGCCCGAGCTCCGCCAGAAAGTCAGCAATTTTTTCAAGTTCTCCGCCGTAGTCAACGTTTATCAGCATGGTCTCGGTAACGAGCTTCCCTCCGAAGCCGTCCGCGAAGGTGAGCATGCCGTCGAGGATTTTCTCAAGCGAGAGGCTCCTGTGGGGTCTGTCCACCCTGCGCCAGAGGGGTTCGCTCACGGCATCGAGCTTCAGGGAGACGAAGTCGAACTCAAAAAGCTCCTCCCTGACGTCCTCCCTCCATATCAGCGAGGAGTTCGTGAGTATCGCAAGGGGTATCCCTAGGGATTTCAGCATCTCCACCTCTCTGGACAGGTTTACGTCGAGCGTCGGCTCCCCGTCGGGAACGAAGGTGATGTAGTCTATCCTTTCCCCGGCCGCTTCGGCTTCCTCGACCTTCCGCGAAACCTCCTCGAAGATCAGTTCCGGCTCGTAGAAAGCCCTCCTCTCCACCTCCATCCTCAGGGTTCTGCCTATCTGGCAGTAGACGCAGGCGTAGGAGCAGACCTTATCGGGTATGTTGTTTATTCCAAGGCTCTTACCGAGTCTCCTCGATGGAACCGGACCGAAGGCTATCATGTCACCACCAGAATTAGGTTAACCTAAAAGCGTATAAGGTTTGCCCAAACGGAAGGTTCAAAATGGGAAGGAAGAAGGATAACAGGGTAATCACCGCTGGGGAGTGAGGTGTTCGCATGCTGCTGACCGAATTCAAGAAAAAGGCCCTGAGGCTCATCGACGAGGAGCTCAAGGTTCTGGACTTCTCCTTTGGCCTGCCCTACACCTACGTGCTGATTGAGGGGAAGAGGGGAAAAGCCCTCGGCGTTGCCATGACCCTCCCCGAGGAGATAGGGAGATTCGACAACTCCATCGAGGAGCCCGCTCTGGAGGCGTTCATTGAAAGGGCCGACAGCCTCAACATCATCGAGAGGTCCCTGGGCCTGGCGGCGATAAACGCGGTTTCTCAGTACTACATCGACTTGAGTGATGCAAAGTGGGTTGACGCCGTGGAACTGCTCGACGGCGACGTCGAGAAGGTAGCCGTCATCGGAAACATGCCGCCGATAGTCAGGGCCCTGCGGGAGAGAGGTTTCGAGCTCTACGTCTTCGAGAGAAACCCGAAGCTCTGGGATAGGGAAACTCTGAGCGATTCCCTGGAGTACTGGCTTCTGCCGGAGGTGGACGCCGTGATGGCGAGCGCCTCCTGCATGATCAACGGAACCCTCGACATGCTCCTCGACAGGGCAAAGAACGCCAGGATTTTCCTCCTGACCGGCCCCACGGGACAGGTCCTCCCGGAGTTCCTCAGGGGCACCGGGGTGACTCACGTGGCCTCGATGAAGGTCGTGAAGGTTGAAAGGGCGATACTCCAGCTGAAGCTCGGCTGCTTCAGGGGCTTCTCCGACGAGAGTAGGAAATACGTCCTCGAAATATGAGGATTTCTTCTTCATTCTTTATTCCGGGCCCATTAAATGAACCATTCTGGACATTACGGTATGCCCTGCGTCACGAATCTTTTTAAACTAAACCGGCCTCCCGGAGGCCTCAAGGTGAGAAAAATGAGTCAGAGAGTTGCCATCGCGGTGAGGAACGCATCGGTCGCAAACCGCTACCGCTACATCCCCAGGATGCCCAGGTGGTTCTACTCCTTCGTGCCGTTCAAGGTGGCCACCGGTGGAAGCTCCGCCCTGGTTAGCCTCTACCTCCTGGAACTCGGGGGGAACGCCTCAACCGTTGGATTGACCTTCGCTCTCGCAAGCCTGGCCTCGATGCTCGGCGCGCTGTTCTGGGGCAGGGTGAGCGACAGGACACTGCGGAGAAAGCCGTTCATACTCCTTGGCTTTGCCAGCGTTCCGCTCTTCCTTACGGCGATGGCCTTCGTGAAGACCCCGGCTCAGCTCATCGCGGTAAACACGGTATACGCATTTTTCCTTGCCCCAACCCTATCGGTTCCCATAGCCCTCGTGCTGAGGAGCGTGAGGAAGCACAGCTGGGACCACGCCATCGGCAAGTTCAACGAGATAAGCGGCTGGGGGTGGGTCCTCGGACTGGTTCTCGGTTTTGGCCTGTCGAGGTTCCTGACCATGCCCCAGCTGTTCATAGCCTTCGCCATCCTGGGCCTGCCCTCGGTCTTTATGGGGGAGCGGATGATACGGGAGGCTCCGATATACATCAACAGGCGGGCCATCAAAGCGTTCGGCAACTACGTCGTCGAAAAGGCCCGCTACTTCCCCAGCTTCATACTACACACCAACTTCAGCCTTCCAGAGGGTCTGAGGAGGTTCTACATAGCCTTCCTGCTCTTCTGGATAGCTGCAGGCCTCTACTTTCCCCAGATGCCGGTGCTCCTCACGAGTGAGGGCTACACGAGGGAGGTCGTGTACCTGGCACTCATAGCCAACTCCGCGGTCTCGGCGATGAACTACACCCGCGTCGGGGTCGCGATGGGGGGAGGGAAGGAAGGGGTCCTGAGAAAGGGACTGCTCCTCCGCGCCGGGGCCTTCGCCACGATGGTGCTCGGAATCCTGCTCTCCCCGGTGCTGCTTCCACTGGCCGTTGCCTCCTATATCCTGGCTGGCTACTCCTGGGCCTTCATCGGAATATCCTCGACTGCCATAGTCAGCGAGAGGGCCGGAGAAAAGGAGAAGGGCAGCGCAATGGGGACTTACAACGTCGTCAGCTCGGCGGGGTACATCACGGGCAGCGCCCTCGGCGGCTTTGCCGCTTCCACCGTCGGCTTTGTCCCAATCTTTGGAGCAGGACTGCTCCTGCTGGGCACCAGCATCGCCCTGCTGAAAAAGTGAGAAGAGTCAGAACTTCAGAACCCTGGCAAGGACTATGAGCGGGTCCCAGACCGGGGCGAAGGGCGGTGCGTACGCCAGATCCGTGAAGAAGACATCCCTGGTCGTGAAACCCGCGGTGAGCATGGCCGCCGCGGTGTCTATTCTCGACAGTATCTCCGCACCGACGGCCTGAACTCCAAGGAGTCTGTTCGTCTCGTTGTCCACAACTCCTTTCAGCCATATCGGCTTGGCACCTGGATAATAATGCGGCCTCGTGCCGGCTTTTATGAATGCAGTCCTGACGTCGTAGCCCTCCCTTATCGCTTCGGCCTCCGTCAGGCCGGTCTTGCCTATCTCAACGTCGAAGAACTTGGTCACGCTCGTTCCAAGCACTCCAGGGAAGTGCACCTCCCTCCCGGCTATGTTGCTTCCGGCAACGTAGCCCATCTTGTTTCCGACGGGAGCGAGGGGTATCCACACCCTCCTGCCGGTGATGAGGTGCTTCGTCTCGGCAACGTCTCCGGCGGCGTAGACGTTTTCGACGCTCGTCTCCATTTTCTCGTTCGTCCATATAGCGCCAGTCTCGCCCATTCTTACGCCAAGCTCCCTGGCCAGCTCAACGTTGGGCCTTATCCCCGTGGCCAGTATCACGATGTCGGCCCTGTACTCACCGGCGTCGGTGATGACCCTCTCGACCCTCTCCTCACCCCCGATGCGCAGGATTATCTCCTGCGTTCTCAGGTTTATCCTCTTCCTCATCTCCTCTTCAAGGACGTCAGTGACTTCCTTGTCGAAGGCCTTGGCCATGACCCTCTCGTTCCTCTCTATGAGGGTGACGTTCTTCCCCTGGGCCGCGAAGGCCTCGGCCATCTCAACGCCTATGTACCCGCCGCCGATGATGACAACGTTCTCAACGCTGTTCCTCTCCATGTACTCCCTTATGGCAACGGCATCTGGCGGGAGGTCCGCGGTGAAGACTCCCGGGAGGTCGATTCCCTCAACCGCCGGAACCCTGGGCGAGGCGCCGTTAGCGAAGACGAGGTAGTCCCATCCGTAGGTGTGCTCCCCATCGAGCTCCCTGACCCTGACCTCCCCCTGGGCGACTTCAAGGACCTCCGCCCTCATGTGGAGGTCTATGCCCCTCTTCTTGATGAAGACCTCCGGCGGGTAGTGCATGAGCTTCTCCTTCGGCGAGATGCCCTCGACAACGTAGGGCACGCCGCAGGGAGCGTGGCTGACCCACTCGGTAGCCTCGAAGACCTTGACGTCCCACTCCGGTTTGAGCCTCTTAACGCGCGAAGCCGCGCTCATTCCGGCCGCTCCACCACCTATGATAACCACCGTCTTCTTCATGAGCATCACCAGGAAAGGTTCAAAACCTAAGGTTAAAAAGATTGGTGGGACAGAAACGGGTCATTCCTTTCTGCCGAGGAAGTACTTCCTGCCCTTGACCTCTATCATGCGGTAGACCTCGCCTTCCTTGAGCTCCATGGAGGGCCTTTCTAGTTCGTAGGTCTCGTAGGTCTCCATGTCCATAAGCTGGACCTCCCTCGGGGTTATGCTCGTCACCATCGCCTCGCTCCTCTCGCCCTCGACCACATCTATGCCCTCGCGCTTAACGGTTTTCCAGTCGTGGTATTCGCTCTCGCGGGTGGCCAGGTTCCTAATGCTCATGCCCTTGCCGTCAACCCGCTCGACCTCGTAGACGTTGCCGTGCCTGTCCGCTACCAGGTCTCCCTTCTGAAACTTGGGGATCCTCACGCTCACGCTGGTGCGGTACACTTCCCTGCTCGTCTGCCTGTCAACCCCAACGAGTTCGTAGGCCTCGCTTATCGTGCCCCCGAAGCGCTCCCTTATCGCCTGCGCCAGCTTCCTGGCGCTCGACGTGGAGCCCATGTAGAAGTCCAAGCCTTCTTCCTTCTCTATCGTGTCTTGGATGAAGCCCATCCTATCCCTGCGCATTATCTCATCCACCTTCTCCTCGACGAGTTTTCCGATGGCCTTCCTTTCCTCATCGGTTAGTGGCCTGTCCTCGGCGCGGACCTGGAGTATCGCCTCGAAGTAACCGCCTAAGAACTTTGAGCAGCGAGGACAGACCGTCTGCCGGACGTAGACGGTAACGTGCTTGGTCTCGTCGTGAAGCTCCCTCTGAAGCTCATGTATCCTCGCCTTGACCCTGACCTCGTAGGTGATTATCGCCGGGAAGTACTCTATGTGCCAGTCAACGGGCTGGAAGGCAACGAGGGCCTTCCCAACCGGAAGCTCCTCCGTCTCCTCAAGTTCCTCGAGGGGGACTATCTCAAACTCCCTCACCCTCTCGTCCAGTGAGTCCCCAATGGTTTCCAGCAGGGCGTTATCTGCAACCTCAAATATCAGCTCCTCAAGGTCGTAGCTGTTCGGATCGACCCAAACGCCCCTGCGCTTGTAGCTCCCGCAGTTCTGGCAGAGTTCGGTGTTTATCTCGCCTTCAATGAGCAGAACGGGGTTTTCCTTTCGGTAACAGACCTGACAGAGGCCGTCTATCAGCGGCCCTCCCTCGCTCTCGCTTATCCCGCATCTGTAACAGAACCTCTCGCTCATTCATCTCACCGGGGAGAAGTGAGAAAGGGAGTTTAAAAATCTAATCACAGAAAGAGCTTTGCCATCTGAGCGTGGGGAACGCCCGCAATCCTCAGGATGCGCTCCTCATCCACGTAACCAAGTTCAATCGCCCTGGAGACGCACCTTTCTCCAGTCAGGTTTGCTATCGTGGCCTCTTCGAGCAGCGAGCCGAGGGC
The Thermococcus radiotolerans genome window above contains:
- the cdr gene encoding CoA-disulfide reductase; protein product: MKKTVVIIGGGAAGMSAASRVKRLKPEWDVKVFEATEWVSHAPCGVPYVVEGISPKEKLMHYPPEVFIKKRGIDLHMRAEVLEVAQGEVRVRELDGEHTYGWDYLVFANGASPRVPAVEGIDLPGVFTADLPPDAVAIREYMERNSVENVVIIGGGYIGVEMAEAFAAQGKNVTLIERNERVMAKAFDKEVTDVLEEEMRKRINLRTQEIILRIGGEERVERVITDAGEYRADIVILATGIRPNVELARELGVRMGETGAIWTNEKMETSVENVYAAGDVAETKHLITGRRVWIPLAPVGNKMGYVAGSNIAGREVHFPGVLGTSVTKFFDVEIGKTGLTEAEAIREGYDVRTAFIKAGTRPHYYPGAKPIWLKGVVDNETNRLLGVQAVGAEILSRIDTAAAMLTAGFTTRDVFFTDLAYAPPFAPVWDPLIVLARVLKF
- a CDS encoding MFS transporter; amino-acid sequence: MSQRVAIAVRNASVANRYRYIPRMPRWFYSFVPFKVATGGSSALVSLYLLELGGNASTVGLTFALASLASMLGALFWGRVSDRTLRRKPFILLGFASVPLFLTAMAFVKTPAQLIAVNTVYAFFLAPTLSVPIALVLRSVRKHSWDHAIGKFNEISGWGWVLGLVLGFGLSRFLTMPQLFIAFAILGLPSVFMGERMIREAPIYINRRAIKAFGNYVVEKARYFPSFILHTNFSLPEGLRRFYIAFLLFWIAAGLYFPQMPVLLTSEGYTREVVYLALIANSAVSAMNYTRVGVAMGGGKEGVLRKGLLLRAGAFATMVLGILLSPVLLPLAVASYILAGYSWAFIGISSTAIVSERAGEKEKGSAMGTYNVVSSAGYITGSALGGFAASTVGFVPIFGAGLLLLGTSIALLKK
- a CDS encoding potassium channel family protein, with the translated sequence MCEYTYENGQRCRLKPIEGSAYCPLHIPYDEGERLLGDEIKRVKEEAFLKRLRAGQTYFEGVYLYDVKISDFNAEKPIVFKNSQVRTILFEGVNVSGVIFYNSTVGRLVVFESELGTFTVHGSHIFGLNLLRVGFSNSVYIRNSSVRYVMINSTEYTGKGEEGEKEYGERRTATGRIELSDLSEVRRIGINVRYPLLRKILEEHGVKPSESRERAVKATALVLRDIGFDQSARFKRQVRLSIRRFHGNLVLENLNIFGHAEILGSWLRNPEFVHTRVMGNLIFRKVSFHGDFAWNSTVLPNIPVELNVEGFVEVEDCKFNSHRAAEVFYRLARISWERNGDFERADRYYYLEMVAKRNSRLSGRRKGIKRLFMRMEALFEWLFADLTCKYGTDWKRPILIWLGAVNVFFPILFFLTRSVEGISGAMGFLDYEYFSVVTATTLGYGDYHPIGIGRVIASVEALFGMFMWAVFLTVFARKYMR
- a CDS encoding ATP-NAD kinase family protein; this encodes MRVGLIINPIAGMGGKVALKGTDGVVEEAIKRGARPIAADVARLFLHELSNYAEGKDVEFLTGPDGLGEEVLAEFDFPYEVIRHRDVRYREVLGVRIPDTDSDDTKELVKRMLGRVELIVFAGGDGTARDVFSVAGREVPILGVPTGVKMFSGVFAASPEDAARLVVEFLNGNAKLVERDVMDLDENAFRHDEVRPKHYGKALTPYAELLLQGAKEPTKTDEAEDVDAIIAALAEELEDGIYFLGAGSTVKKLKDLLGINGTLLGVDIVEIKNGEARLIVKDAAEKDLLRFAGENARIVVTVIGGLGFLFGRGNQQFSAEVLRRIPKENIIVVATPSKLRNGFVRVYTGDREVDDKLRGYIRVRVSPWMERMVKVL
- a CDS encoding cysteine desulfurase: MRIPEDVRKDIPLTEEVIYFDNTATSLTPRPVIEAMDGYYLKYRANVHRGIHRLSQMATHKYEESRKVVADFLNAEFEEIVFTKNTSESLNLVALGLEHLFKPGDKIVTTPYEHHSDLLPWQRLAKKLGLRLEFIEGDDEGNLDLNDAEKKIRDAKLVAVQHVSNALGVIHEVEELGKMAKEAGAIFVVDAAQSAGHMEVDVKRLHADFLGFSGHKGPMGPTGIGVLYINEEFFETFEPPLIGGGTIEDVGLEDYKLTEPPERFEAGTPNIGGAIGLAAGIRYIEKIGIDRIERQEHKLVKRITEGLDELEVPWYGPRNLKKHAGVVSFNVPPLHPHDVAAILDEHGIMVRSGHHCALPVMKKLGINGTARASFHVYNSVEEVETFLGVMEELVRSLR
- a CDS encoding Rossmann-like domain-containing protein, whose translation is MLLTEFKKKALRLIDEELKVLDFSFGLPYTYVLIEGKRGKALGVAMTLPEEIGRFDNSIEEPALEAFIERADSLNIIERSLGLAAINAVSQYYIDLSDAKWVDAVELLDGDVEKVAVIGNMPPIVRALRERGFELYVFERNPKLWDRETLSDSLEYWLLPEVDAVMASASCMINGTLDMLLDRAKNARIFLLTGPTGQVLPEFLRGTGVTHVASMKVVKVERAILQLKLGCFRGFSDESRKYVLEI
- a CDS encoding radical SAM protein, yielding MIAFGPVPSRRLGKSLGINNIPDKVCSYACVYCQIGRTLRMEVERRAFYEPELIFEEVSRKVEEAEAAGERIDYITFVPDGEPTLDVNLSREVEMLKSLGIPLAILTNSSLIWREDVREELFEFDFVSLKLDAVSEPLWRRVDRPHRSLSLEKILDGMLTFADGFGGKLVTETMLINVDYGGELEKIADFLAELGPDKAYIGIPTRPPAEPWVEPASEETIHLAYQLFSERLGGDRVEYLIGYEGNAFASTGDVEEDLLSITAVHPMREEAVRELLRKAGADWDVVEGLIRDGKLIELEYGGRRFYMRALPSRRKP
- the hypE gene encoding hydrogenase expression/formation protein HypE, with protein sequence MKIKLEHGAGGEIMEELLRDVVLKSLSLKSAGGIGLDALDDGAAIPLGDKHLVFTIDGHTVKPLFFPGGDIGRLAVSGTVNDLAVMGAKPLALANSMIIGEGFDGEDLKRILRSMDETAKEVPVPIVTGDTKVVEDGIGIFVITAGIGIAERPVSDAGAEVGDVVLVSGTLGDHGIALMSHREGIAFETELESDVAPIWEVVEAVAKAIGWENIHAMKDPTRGGLSNALNEMARKADVGILVREADVPVRPEVRAASDMLGINPFDVANEGKVVMIVPREHAEEALEAMRSTEKGKNAAIIGDVIEDYRGKVLVETGIGGKRFLEPPAGDPVPRVC